The Acidobacteriota bacterium nucleotide sequence ATGTTGAAGATGTTGAAGCCTTCGGCAATCAACGAGAGCCGCCGCTTTTCGCCAAGTTGAATCTGCCGCGTCAGCCGCACATCCTGCGAGAGGAACGGATCGCCATTCGCGATTTTATCCGGCAAATAAATCAGCGGGATCACCTGGTTTTGCGGGGTGCGCGCGCCGCACATCCGCGTGCCGTTCACAAAGACCGTGCATTGCGCGATCTGCGCCGCCGTCGCCGTGGCGGGCACGGGTTTGGCGCGCGCGATGACATCGGCATTATGCGCTTCGACCGCTTTGCGAATGTCGCTGGCATCCAGGCCGCGTCCGAACTTGTTCCAGCCAATGCCGGGCAGCAGGTAGCGCGAACTGCCGTCGCCATCAATGTCCAAACCCAAATTCGGATTCAGCGTGGGACGGCTGCGCATATCCGAAATCAGTCCGACCATCCAGGTGTTGAGCAATCCGCGCAACAGTTTGTTTTCACCCTTGAAGCGCGGCACTTCATAAAAGCCGCTGAAGGTGAAGCGGTGCGGCACATCGTTGCCGGCGATGCCGCGCGTTTCATATAGATTCGCCGGCGTCGTCGGGTTGGCAATCGTCGTATTGACGTTGCTCACATAACGCGACAACGCATACGACCCGGTGAACTGCCAGCCGTTGGCAAAGCGTTTGTCGAGCTTCATCAACAGCCCGGTGTAGCGCGTGTTGATGCCCGACCAATAACCGATGATCGCGCCCGATGAGCAAGGGAATTTCGGCGTATTCAGTTGCGTGGCGTTCGCGCAGAACGGAATGACGGGCGTTTGCGCGAAGGTCACGACTTGCGTGATGGGATCAGTGGCAACGACCGTGGGCCGCGTCGCACGATTGAGGTCGGTGCCAAACCCGGCTTCGGTGCCGCCGAAATGCACGGCGCGCCGCATCACGAAATCCGCCGTCAAAATCATGTTGCGGCGAATCTCGCGCTGCACTCCGGCGGTGATGTGGAAGGTGTAGCCCGTCGTCAAGTCGCTCATGAAGATGCCTTCACCAGCGGCCCCCAACGCTTGCTTGGTGACTTCGATGCCGCGAATCGAAAGGTCAGTGCCGCCGCCCCAACGCGCCAACAATTGCGTGCGCAAATCCGGGATGATGGCAATCGCGTTCTGCCCGGTGAACGAAGTCGGCGCGGTGAAATTCAACGTCACCGGCTGGGGCGTCGTGCTGCCCGGCGTCGGCGTGCCCGCAAACGGATTGGGCACGAGTTGCGAATTGAACGGCACGAGGCCATTGCCCGCCGGCCCGATAAAGCCGCGTTCGCCCAGCCGTGTGTAAAACGAATTCGGCGAAGCGTGATAGATGCCCGACCCGCCGCGAATGACCGTCTTGCTCTGTTTGCCCAAGGCCCAGGCCCAGCCGATGGCCGGTTGGAAGTTGTTGTAATCATAGCGCGTCGGACGCAGGTCAGCATTCGCCCCGCCCAGCACCGGACGCAGCCATTCGGGCTTGTCCAAATCGTGGCTGACGAGGTTGTCGTCAAATGACCAGGCCATGCCATAGCTGAAGCTGAACTTTGGTTTGACCTGCCAGGTGTCTTGCGCGTAGAGGCGATAGGCGTCATTGCGCGCGGCCTCTTTGCCGCGATAGACGGGCGGCTGTTTGGCATCGCCGACGCTGACCGAGATGTTACCCGTGACCGGCAATTTCAAAATATCAGCGAAGGTCGGCAAGCCCGCCGTTGTCGTGCGCAACGTCGCCGGCAGCGCGTTGTAAAGTGTGGTGTTTTGCGTCAACAGCGTGTCGGGCGAATAAAGATTGAAGGTGCCCTGATAAATGCGCGCCCAACTACCGTGGCCGTAAAGATGTTCCCAATTGCCGCCAAAGCGGATGCGATGCGCGCCCTTCTGCCAATAAACATTTTCATTCAACTGATAGGTGCGCAAGATGCGGTGCTGGGTGACGTTGGCGTCATTGCCCAGCGTCAGCCCGAAGCCGCCAATGCGCGGCCCGTTCAGATTGAAACAGTATTGTGGATTGCTGCACTCCTCTTGATTCGGCGGCCGCAGTTGGTTGCTGTAAAACGAATAGGAAAGGCGCAGTTCATTCACCAGCGTCGGCTTCAAAATGCTGGTCAGGCCCACGTTGGTTTGATCGGCGTAATTGCGGCTGGAAGTCCAAGTGGATTCCAGATTGCCGCTGCCCGACAGATTGGTGTTGCGATCCTGACTGTAGCGCAGGTAAAGGCTGTGCTTGCTGTTGAGCCGGTAATCCAGGCGCGTGTTGAACAGCTTGCCGCGAAACGGCAATTGTCCGACGTGGCTAAAACCCGCAAAGATCGGATTGGTAAAGCTAATGGTTTGCGCGCCCACCTGGTTGGTGTATTCAAAGTTGGAGAAGAAGAAGAGCTTGTCTTTCTTGAGCGGCCCGCCCAGATTAACGCCCATGTTGCGCCGGGCAAAAAACGGATCAATCAGCCGTTTGCGCAGGTCAGGGTTGTTGAAACCGGGATTGAACGCGCTGGGATCATCGGGCCGTTTGAAGGCGGGGTAAGCGGCGAGGTTGTGATCGCGATAAAAATAAAAGCCGCTGCCGCGATACTGATTGCCGCCCGTGCGCGAGACGATGTTGACCGCGCCTGACGAAGTATTGCCGACCGACAGATCAAAGTTGAAGGTCGAGATTTGAAATTCCTGCACCGTCTCTTGCGAGAAATTTTGCGCCGTGCCGCCCGTGATGCGGTCGTTGACATTGGCCCCATCCACCGAAATGCGCGTCAAGGTGCTGGTGCTGCCGGCAATCGAAACGCGAAAGTAATTGTTCGGCCCGCCCGCGCCTGGGTTCGGATCGAAGGTCACATCCACGCCGGGTTCCAGCGACGCCAACGAGAGAAAGCTGCGGCCATTGAGCGGCAGGTTCTCGATGCGTTCGCGCGTGATAACGCCATCCACTTTGTAATCGCTGGTGTTGACCTGCGCGGAGTCCGAAGTGATAACGACCGTCTCGTTGTTTGAGCCGACGGTCAGCGCGAAATGCTCTTCGACGCTGGCGCCGGTCAGCAGCGTGAATGGTTTCAGGGTTTTCTGAAAGCCGCGCGCCTCGATGGTGACTTCATATTCGCCGGGCGCGAGGTTGTCTACGGCAAAAGTTCCCTCCTCATTGGTAACGGCTTTGCGCGTGGCATTGGTGTCGCGATTCTTGACGGTGACCGCCGCATTGGGCAGCACTGCGCCGTTGGGATCGGTGACACTGCCGCGCAAGTTCCCGTTCGTGGTTTGCGCATAAAGCAACGTGGTGCAGAAAAGTGAGAGAACAAGGCTGCCCGCGAGCAGCAAGCTGCGTGTCTGCATAATCGGCCTCCATTTTCGTACTGGCGTTTGCTGGTGCTGTTCTGAATATCGCCCTCAGAGTGAGAGCGTTGATGGAATCGAAAAGATAGCGTGATTTATCTGTTCATCTCTGCACGCCCAGCTTGTTGAACTAAGAAAATGACTGCCGCTTGACAGGGTTTGCGAAGCAAAGCTACTCTCCACCTACGGGCAACCTACCGGTCAGTAGGTCACCGAAAGCGCGGGCATTATAGGCCTGACATCACCGCAAGACAATTTTTTCAACATCTATTTTCGCCGGGCGGCAGCGCCTGTGGGGCCATTCCCAAATATCCCGGCAAGGGACTTTATCTGGCATCGTGAACATCGTCGTCTGTCTCAAACAAATCCTCGATCCGCTCGCGCCCGCGCGCGAGTTCCGCGTGGATGCCGACAAAAAAGAAGCCGTGCGTGGGTCGGCCTCGCTGGTCACCAACATCTTTTGCGAAAACGCGCTGGAAACGGCGCTCCAATTCAAAGAACAACTTGGCGCGGGCAAAATCACGGCGCTCAGCTTCGGCCCCGAATCCGCCGAAGATAGCTTGCGCAAGGCGCTCGCGATGAAAGCCGATGCCGCCGCGCTGGTCGTCAACGATGGTCATCCACATCCTGACCCACTGGCGGTCGCCCAAGTGCTGGCCGCCGCCATCGGCAAACTCGGCATATTTGATATCGTGATGGTCGGGCGCGAATCCGGTGATTGGGGCGTAGGCCAAACCGCCGGACTGCTGGCCGAAGTGCTGGGCGTCCCGTCAGTTTCCTTCGTTGATCACATTGAAACTGTAGACGGCAAGTTGCGGTTGAAACGCCAGACTGACAACGGCTTTGAGATTGTCGAAGCCGCGCCGCCGCTGGTCGTCTCGATCACCAACGACGAACACAACGTGCCGCGCATCCCCAAAACCCGCGACGTGATGATGTCGTTCCGCCAGCCGCTCACCAGATTTACGCTGGATGAATTAGGCGTTGACGCGGCGGCCATCCGAGCTGGCGGTGACTATTACGAGGTCATTGAGCTAAGCATTCCGGTCAAGGACGTGAATTGCGAATTCGTCAACGGCGACTCGCTGGAACAGAAGGTTGAGCAATTCGCCCAGCGCGTGCTGGCCATCACGCAGTCACTTTAGGTTTATGAGCAACGTAATCATTTGTCTTTTCGCCGCCAACGGTTTTGACCGCGCGGCCCAAGGCGTCTCTGGCGCAGGCCAACGTTTAGCCGCTGACAACGGCGGCCGATTGCACGCCGTTGTCATTGGCGCAGCGGATGACGCGCTGCAAACGGCACTAAGCCCGCTGGCAGAAACTATCACCAGCCTGGCATTCAGCGAATACCAGCCAGAGGCCTGTTTGAACACGCTTACGCAGGTTTGCCGTGAGTTGGCTGCGCACGCCGTGCTCTTCGGCAATGACACGTACAGTCAGGAACTCGCGCCGCGCCTGGCCTATCGTTTGGGCGGCAGCGCTGTGGCCGATGGCATTGAGTTACTGCCGCACGGCGACAAGCTGCGCGTCAAACGTGCGGTGTATGGCGGCAAAGCCGTGGCGACGATTGAATTGCAACGCGCGCCCGCCGTGGTCTGGTTGCGCGCGCGCGCCTTTGAACCTGCGGAACCACGCGAGGGCGTCAACGCCGAGATCAAACACGTCATGCCCGAAGCCGTGCCCGCCACAACGCGCATTATCGAACGCAAGAATGAAGCAGCCGGCGAGGCGCGGCTGGAAGACGCTGCAATTATCGTTTCAGGCGGACGCGGCTTGGGCGGGCCGGAACCATTTGAAGACTTGAAAGCGCTGGCTGCCATTCTCAATGCGCAAGTCGCTGCCTCGCGCGCGGCCTGCGATTCGGGCTGGTGCCCGCCGACGTGGCAAGTCGGCCAGACGGGCAAGAAGGTCGCGCCAGGCCTGTACCTCGCCGTCGCCATCAGCGGCGCGAGCCAGCATCTGGCGGGCATCTCCGACGCCAAGAACATCGCGGCGATCAATACGGATGCCGACGCACCGATTTTCAAGCATTGCCGCTTTGGCATCGTCGAGGATTACAAGAAAGTGATTCCGTTGTTGAAAGAGAAACTGGCGGCGGCGAAAAGCTGATCCATGACGCGCAGTGTCTTTGGAGCGCGGCGGCTCGACGCCGCTTTGGTATTCCCTTCGGCGTTTCGAGCAAGCGCAAGGAACGACGGCCACGCCAGCACAGCCCTCATTGCGTCAATATCAGAGGGGATACCAAAGCGGCATCAAGCTGCCGCACTCCAAAGGCTTCGCCATGTGAATGTACGCATTGATGCTCATTACTACGCCAACCCGTGAAGTCCTCTGGAACATCTCGCACGTCGAGGTGTTGTATCTGCTCTTCGCCTTGTCGCTGGCCGTGGCGGCTTACGGCGTTTGGCGGCGCGTGCAAACGTGGCGGCAGGGTTTGCCGGTTGACCGTTTCGACCGCCCGAAAGAACGCTTGCAGTTGCTGCTGAAACACGCGCTCGGCCAACAACGCACACTGCGCGAACGGCACGCGCGTATCTTTCACACGTTCATCTTCACCGGCTTTATCATCCTGACCATCGCCACGACCGTCGTGATGGTGCATCACGATTTCGGCCTACCGCTGATGCAGGGCTGGTTCTATCTGATCTTTCAATCGTTCATCGTGGATGTGTTCGGCGCGCTGACTTTGTTCGGCGTCGGCCTTGCGTTGTGGCGGCGCTTGAAGTTGAAGCCAAAGAAGCTGGTTTACACCGATGAAGCCGAAACGATCCTGCTGGCGCTGTTGGCCATCGTGCTAACGGGCTTTCTGGTCGAAGGCTGGCGCATTGCCGCGACACACGACCCGTGGGGCGCATGGTCGCCGTTCGGGTATGTGATCGCGCGCGCTTCGGCGGTAATTTTGAACGAGACGCTGTTGCAACACTGGCATTTCGCCGCGTGGTGGACGCATGCGATTTTAGTCTTCGGCTTCATCGCCTGGGCGCCTTACACCAAGATGATTCACGCGCTGACCGGGCCGCTGAACATTTACACCGCACGACTGGCACCGAGCGGGGCGTTGCTCAAGACGATTGATTTCGAGCAAGCCGAAACGCTGGGCGTCAAGACGCTGGCCGGCTTCACCTGGAAAGACCTGGCCGATTTCGACGCCTGCACCGAATGCGGGCGCTGCACATCGGTTTGCCCGGCACACGCGGCGGGCAAGACGCTTTCGCCGCGCGACATCATTCTGGATTTGCGCACGCTGCTGCACGAGCAATCTCCCATCTCCCATCTCCCATCTCCCATCATCGGCACTGTGCCCGCGACTGCGCCCGAAGCGCTCTGGGCTTGCACGACCTGCGGCGCGTGTATGGAAGCCTGTCCCGTCTTCATCGAACAGATGCCGAAGATCGTGGACATGCGCCGCTTCCTAGTGATGGAAGAGGCCGAGTTCCCCCACACGATGCAGGACGCGATCACTTCGCTCGAATCGCGTGGGCATCCCTTCAAAGGCACACAGGCCGGGCGATTGGATTGGGCGGAAGGCTTGAACGTCGAGATGATTGGCGACGCCGCTGATGCAGAGGTCTTGCTCTGGGTCGGCTGTGGCGGTGCGCTGCTCGAACGCAATCAAAAGGTCGTGCGCGCGACGGCGCAGTTGTTGAAAAAGGCGGGCGTCAAATTCGCCATCCTGGGCCGCGAAGAGAACTGCACGGGCGATCCGGCACGGCGCATCGGCAACGAATTCCTGTTTGAAATGCTGGCGAAAGAGAACGTCGAGACGCTGGCAAAATATCAGGTCAAAAAGATCGTCACGTCATGCCCGCACTGCTTCAACACCTTCCGCAACGAATACCCGCACTTCGGCGGGCATTACGAAGTCTTTCACCACAGCGAGTTCCTCGCCGCACTGGTCAACGACGGCAAACTCACGCCCACGGCGGCGACGGATAAACAAGTCACCTTTCACGATCCGTGCTATCTGGGCCGCCACAACGGCGTTTTCGACGCACCGCGCCAGTTGGTGCAACTGTCGAGCAAACGCGCGCCCGTCGAACCCGAAATGAATCGCGCGAATGGTTTCTGCTGCGGTGGCGGCGGCGGGATGAGTTTTGTGGACGAACCCAAAGACAAGCGCGTCAATCAGGAGAGGGCGCAGCAACTGCTGGACACAGGCGCGGACGTCGTCGCGGTCGGCTGTCCGTTCTGTATGACGATGCTGGAAGACGGCGTGAAGGCGCGGAAGGGCGAGCGCGAGGTGCAGGTGGTGGATGTGGCGGAGTTGTTGTGGCAATCGGTGCAACAGAAATAACGTGAGCAAACTTCTTATCAGTGCCTGCCTGCTTGGCAGCAAAGTCCGCTACGATGGCTCAGACAAAGCCAGCGACAACGACGCGCTGGCTGATTTGATGGCGCGCGGGCAAGTCGTCACCATTTGCCCCGAAGTCGCGGGCGGGTTGGGCGTGCCGCGTTTGCCTGCCGAGATTCAAAACGGCGACGGCGCGGCGGTGCTCGCTAAGCAAACACAGGTTTTGGATTCTGCCGGCAACGATGTGACGAACGCTTTTGTCAGCGGCGCGCGACAGGCCTTACAACTGGCGCAGGCGCACAACATCAAGGTTGCCATTTTGAAAGCGCGCAGCCCGTCGTGCGGCAACGATTTGATTTATGACGGCAGCTTTGGCAAAACGCTGAAGGCGGGGCAAGGCGTGACGGCGGCTTTGCTGGAACAACACTGCATCAAGGTTTTTAACGAAGCGCAGATCAACGAGGCGGTGGCTTATGCCGCCAGTCTTATCACCAACGAGGTAATTTAAATGGATTTGAAATTATCACCCAGCGAAGAGCAGTTCCGCGACGAATTGCGCGCCTGGCTCTCGACCAACGTGCCGCCCCCGTGGACGGACGGCAACACCAACGAAGAAGAGCGCGGCGCGTACTTCGAGTTTTTGCGCAACTGGCAACGCAAGGTCTACGACGCCGGTTGGGCAGGCGTCTCGTGGCCCAAGGAATACGGCGGACGCGGCGCGGCGATTATCGAACAAGCCATCTGGCAGGAAGAGTGGGCGCGTGCCGAAGCTCCGGCGTTAATCAACGCGCTCGGCCTGTACCTGATCGGCCCGACGATCATCACGGCGGGCACGCCTGAACAGAAACAGCGCTTCCTGCCCAAGATTCTTTCCGCTGAAGAGATTTGGTGCCAGGGCTTTTCCGAACCCAATTCTGGCAGCGACGTGGCATCGCTCGCGACCAAAGGCGTGCTCGATGGCGATCATTTCGTCATCAACGGCCAGAAGATTTGGACGAGTCTGGCGCACGTGGCCGATTGGTGTTTGCTGCTTGTGCGCACCGATCCGAATGTTCCGAAGCACAAGGGCATTACGGCCTTGCTCGTTGACATGCACGCGCCCGGCGTGACCGTGCGCCCGCTCAAACAGATCACCGGCGACGCCAGTTTCAACGAAGTCTTTTTTGACAACGTGCGCGTGCCCGTCGCTAACGTGCTGGGCGAGGTCAACAAAGGCTGGCAAACAGCCATCACGACACTGATGAACGAACGCGCCAATCTGGGCGCGGGCACTTACATCGCCTTCAAGCGCAACCTCGAAATGCTGATTGCCCGCGCGCGCGAAATGAACCGCACCGGCGATCCGCTGGTGCGGCAAAAACTGGCGCAGGCCTATCTCGAACTGGAAATCTTCCGGCTGAATAATACGCGCTCGCTCTCGAAAATCAGCAAGACCGGCGTGCCCGGCCCCGAAGGTTCGATCCTGAAAATTTTCTGGAGCGAGTACAACCAGCGCTTTCAGCAAACGGCGATGGAAGTGCTGGGGCCTTATGCGCAACTGCACGGCTTCAACAATGGCCGCTGGGTGTTTGATTACCTGCGTTCGCGCGCCAACACCATTGAGGCGGGCACCAGCGAGATTCTGCGCAACATCGTGGCCGAGCGCGTGTTGGGCTTACCAAAGAGCTATTGAATCAGTTGATAGGTGACAGCTGATAGGTGACGGTTCCTTTCGTCTATCAACCTGCCAACTATCAACTGTCAATTATCAACTATCAACTGACATGGATTTTGATCTCAATAAACCACAACAACTCTTGCAACAATCGGCGCGCGAATTCTTTGCGCGTGAATGCCCATTGGAACGAGTGCGCGAACTGATGGCCACCGACACGGCCTTTGATGAAAAGCTCTGGCAAGCCATTGCTGACCAGGGCTGGACAGGCTTGCTCGTGCCCGAAGAATTTGGCGGCCTGGGCCTGGGGCTAGTCGAATTGGCCGTCGTCGCCGAAGAGATGGGCCGCGCCTGTTTGCCCGGGCCGTTCATTTCGACGCTTTGGGCGGCAGCGTTGATCGAACGCACGGGCAGCGAAGGGCAGCGCGCGCAGTATCTGGAAAAGATCGCCAATGGCGAATTGAAAGCCACGGTCGCGTTGCTGGAAGAAACCGCCGATTGGAACCCGGCAACGGTGGCCTTGCGCGCCGAAAAGAACGGCAAAGGCTACAGCCTGACCGGACGCAAAGAATTCGTCACCGATGCGGCGATTGCCGATCTGATCATCGTCGTGGCGCGTGGCGATGAAGGCTTGGTTTTCCTGCCCATCAGCAAAGGCGCCAGCGGTCTGACGATTACGGCGACGCCCGGCATTGACGCGACGCGCAAGCTTTACACGCTCGATTTCGACAACGTCGCGGTCGCCGAAACCGAGGCGCTGGCGTTCAACGCGCGCGCACAGGAAGCGTTGGAAGCGGCGACCGATGTGGCAATGGTGGCCTTGTGTGCCGAGCTAACCGGCGGCATGCAATGGACGCTAGACATGGCGGTCGAATACGCCAAGACGCGGCTGCAATTCGGCAAGCCCATCGGCATTTATCAAGCCGTGCAGCATCGTTGCGCCGACATGTTCCTGTGGCTCGAAAGCTCGCGTTCGGCGGCCTATTACGCGGCCTGGGCCGTTTCCGAAAATGATCCGGCGGCCAAGCTAGCGGTGGCGATGGCCAAGGTCTATTGCTCTGACGCTGGGCGCGAAGTCGGCAACAACGGCATACAGGTGCACGGCGGCATCGGCTTCACCTGGGAACACAACCTGCACCTTTATTACAAACGCGCCAAAGGTTCAGAAATCATGTTCGGCGATGCCAGCTATCACCGCGAAAAGCTGGCGCAGTTGGTGGTGGACGAAACCGAAGGCTGAGATTTTTGTGACCACGCGCTGAACGTGGGCGTCTTTGGCAGCAGCAATCGGGCGCGCATCGCCGTCACAAGGTTTCCCCTTTCGGTCCCAAACGCGAGCGCGCTGTTTAACCAAATCCATTTACAGGGAGAAACAACCATGAAAAGAATTCTGTTTACGGGTGCCACCTTGTGTGCGTTGGTGCTGGCGCTGTCAGCGGCGGCGCTGGCGCAAAAAGGCGCCAATTTCGCCGGCACTTGGGAGCTGGACAAATCCAAGAGCACATTGAATGAACGCATGGCCAGCATGCTCAATAGCCAGACGCTGACCGTCACGCAGGACGATAAAGAAGTCAAAGTCGAACGCAAGACCGACATGGCGGCCCCTCAGGGCGGCGGCGGTGCGGGCGGCGGCGGCGGCGCGGGCGGTGGCGGCGGACGCGGGATGGGCGGCGGGATGATGGGCGCGCCCAATTCCGCTTACAAACTCGATGGCAGCGAGGTCGTCACCGAAAACCAGCGCGGCAAAACGACCATGAAGGCCAAACTGGCGGGTGACAAGCTCGAAATCAATTCTGTCACCAACGGCAATTTCAACGGCAATGATTTCACCATGACCAGCAAAGAAACCTGGATGTTGGCGGATGGCGGCAAGACGCTGAAAATCACTACCGTGCGTGAAACGCCGAATGGCCCGATGGAAACGACGATGGTGTACAACAAGAAATAACCTAGCGTTCAACGCGCCACCCAAAGCGGTCAGCTTTCAGCAAGAGAGTTGACCGCTTTCTTTGTGTCAGTAGCCCGCGCGTGGGCTACTGACACGACTCTTTTATGGAGAACCCTATGAAAGCCTGGCAAGTGACGGAATGGTGCGAACCCGAAGGCATGCACTTCAACGACATCCCGCTGCCCGAACCCAACGCGGGCGAAGTGCGCATTCGCAATCACGCGGCGGCGCTCAACTTCTTCGACATCCTGCTGGTGCAGGGCAAATACCAGACGCGCCCGCCCTTCCCCTTCGCGCCCGGTTCCGAAGTCGCGGGCGTGATTGATGCCGTGGGCGCAGGCGTCACCGGCTTCAACATCGGCGACCACGTGCTGGCGATGACCTCCAATGGCTTTGCCGAATACACGACCTCACTCGCGGCCAAGACCTTCCGCATCCCCGATGCAATGAACTTTGCTGAAGCCGCAGCGATGCCAATCATCTACCAAACTTCCTATCTGGCGCTGAAACAGCGCGGCCAATTGCGCGCGGGTGAATGGCTGCTGGTGCTGGCGGCAGCAGGCGGCGTAGGAATGTCGGCCATGCAATTGGGCGAGGCCTGGGGCGCACATGTGATTGCCGCCGTCGGCAGCGCGGACAAGTTTGCGTTTTGTTTGGAGAACGGCGCTGACTACGTCATCAATTACAACGAGAGTGATTGGCCTGAGCAGGTCAAGCGGCTGACAGGCGGGCACGGCGCGGATGTAATTTACGACCCGGTCGGCGCGGACTATTTCGATCAGGCGCTGAAATGCATCGCGCTCGAAGGCCGCCTGCTCGTCATCGGTTTTGCCGCCGGACGCATACCTTCGATTGCGGCGAACCGGATTCTGTTTAAGAACATCTCGATTGTTGGTGCATATTGGGGCGGCTACCTCGAACATCATCCAGGCTTCTTGGCGGAAGCGCAGGCAGAATTATTCGCGTTGTATGAGGCGGGCCAGATCAAGCCGGTCGTGTCGCAGACCTTCTCGTTGGCGGAAGCACCAGCGGCAATGCGAGCTTTAGGGGAACAGAAGATCGTAGGCAAGACAGTGCTAACAATTTGATGGGTAAATCGCTGACCACGGTGTAAGAACTACCCCACAAGCCTCACGCGTTTCAGCAAAGCAGTGAATCTAGGATCCGAACGTAAAGAGTCAAAGGCTGGCTCAACGTTCAAGTAAACCAGAAAACCGTGCCGCTCTTCGTAGGCTTTTTCCAGCCATGCAACCGCCTGTTTCGCTTGTCCCAAAGCGGCGTAAATGATGGCGAAATAGCATGGCTGAATGTATTCAGCTTCAGCTCTGGTCTTCAATTCCGTCCGCACGGTCTGCGCTGCCGCCACGTTCCCGGCGCGCGCCTGGGCGTAGCCGAGCGCAGAAAGCACTCTGATCATGCGCCCGCTTCCCGTAGCAGTTTGCTCAAGTTCAGCGACCGCCTGCTCGTGTTTTCCCTGCGCCGTGTGAATGAGTCCTAGCACAAACCAGAACATCGGGTAGTTCGGAATCAGAGCGAGAGCCTGATGGCAGGCCGCTTCGGCTTCGTCGTACCGGCGTGAATAGTAGGATCGCGTCTCACAAATGATGATGCCCCGCGTTTAGGTGACTAACATAGAGCTTTAACATCGCATCGTGCATCACTGTAGATTTCGAGTAACAAATCGTGCGCCGCTGTAGACGTTTTAGGTGCGTCCGAAAATTCAAGTTATTCCGTTCGATATGCAAGGTGCCGTCCTTGCCGATTTGATGTTTCTCCGGCGGCAAACATTTCACGTAGGATTGCCAGTCATCCGTGTCATAGCGGCCGACTTGGCAGCCGTGCAGTTTCGCGACCAGGCGTTGGCAGGCGGCATCCGTGCGGCGCTCATTGACGAAAGCCACGACTTGGCGCCACTGCCGGTCAAAACCATACCACGTCCAGCGTTGGCGTTTTGGTAGTGGGGAAGTAGGGAGAGATGACGTATGATTTTACAATGATCGACGTAACTCTTACCTGCTACCACTGTAACAGCGAAAATCTCGTGCGCAACGGGCTTACACGCAACGGCAAACAACGTTATAAATGCTACGACTGTGAGCGCACCAGTCGCGACTTGCCCCAACCCAACAGTTACGCTGCTGACGAGCAAGAAAGAATCCGGCGCGCTTCTGAAGAGCGCCGTTC carries:
- a CDS encoding carboxypeptidase regulatory-like domain-containing protein translates to MQTRSLLLAGSLVLSLFCTTLLYAQTTNGNLRGSVTDPNGAVLPNAAVTVKNRDTNATRKAVTNEEGTFAVDNLAPGEYEVTIEARGFQKTLKPFTLLTGASVEEHFALTVGSNNETVVITSDSAQVNTSDYKVDGVITRERIENLPLNGRSFLSLASLEPGVDVTFDPNPGAGGPNNYFRVSIAGSTSTLTRISVDGANVNDRITGGTAQNFSQETVQEFQISTFNFDLSVGNTSSGAVNIVSRTGGNQYRGSGFYFYRDHNLAAYPAFKRPDDPSAFNPGFNNPDLRKRLIDPFFARRNMGVNLGGPLKKDKLFFFSNFEYTNQVGAQTISFTNPIFAGFSHVGQLPFRGKLFNTRLDYRLNSKHSLYLRYSQDRNTNLSGSGNLESTWTSSRNYADQTNVGLTSILKPTLVNELRLSYSFYSNQLRPPNQEECSNPQYCFNLNGPRIGGFGLTLGNDANVTQHRILRTYQLNENVYWQKGAHRIRFGGNWEHLYGHGSWARIYQGTFNLYSPDTLLTQNTTLYNALPATLRTTTAGLPTFADILKLPVTGNISVSVGDAKQPPVYRGKEAARNDAYRLYAQDTWQVKPKFSFSYGMAWSFDDNLVSHDLDKPEWLRPVLGGANADLRPTRYDYNNFQPAIGWAWALGKQSKTVIRGGSGIYHASPNSFYTRLGERGFIGPAGNGLVPFNSQLVPNPFAGTPTPGSTTPQPVTLNFTAPTSFTGQNAIAIIPDLRTQLLARWGGGTDLSIRGIEVTKQALGAAGEGIFMSDLTTGYTFHITAGVQREIRRNMILTADFVMRRAVHFGGTEAGFGTDLNRATRPTVVATDPITQVVTFAQTPVIPFCANATQLNTPKFPCSSGAIIGYWSGINTRYTGLLMKLDKRFANGWQFTGSYALSRYVSNVNTTIANPTTPANLYETRGIAGNDVPHRFTFSGFYEVPRFKGENKLLRGLLNTWMVGLISDMRSRPTLNPNLGLDIDGDGSSRYLLPGIGWNKFGRGLDASDIRKAVEAHNADVIARAKPVPATATAAQIAQCTVFVNGTRMCGARTPQNQVIPLIYLPDKIANGDPFLSQDVRLTRQIQLGEKRRLSLIAEGFNIFNIANLSGYGSGLNAVAAPGTVQQATFGQPSNRVNQIFGTGGPRAFQFAARLNF
- a CDS encoding electron transfer flavoprotein subunit beta/FixA family protein, with product MNIVVCLKQILDPLAPAREFRVDADKKEAVRGSASLVTNIFCENALETALQFKEQLGAGKITALSFGPESAEDSLRKALAMKADAAALVVNDGHPHPDPLAVAQVLAAAIGKLGIFDIVMVGRESGDWGVGQTAGLLAEVLGVPSVSFVDHIETVDGKLRLKRQTDNGFEIVEAAPPLVVSITNDEHNVPRIPKTRDVMMSFRQPLTRFTLDELGVDAAAIRAGGDYYEVIELSIPVKDVNCEFVNGDSLEQKVEQFAQRVLAITQSL
- a CDS encoding electron transfer flavoprotein subunit alpha/FixB family protein gives rise to the protein MSNVIICLFAANGFDRAAQGVSGAGQRLAADNGGRLHAVVIGAADDALQTALSPLAETITSLAFSEYQPEACLNTLTQVCRELAAHAVLFGNDTYSQELAPRLAYRLGGSAVADGIELLPHGDKLRVKRAVYGGKAVATIELQRAPAVVWLRARAFEPAEPREGVNAEIKHVMPEAVPATTRIIERKNEAAGEARLEDAAIIVSGGRGLGGPEPFEDLKALAAILNAQVAASRAACDSGWCPPTWQVGQTGKKVAPGLYLAVAISGASQHLAGISDAKNIAAINTDADAPIFKHCRFGIVEDYKKVIPLLKEKLAAAKS
- a CDS encoding (Fe-S)-binding protein translates to MYALMLITTPTREVLWNISHVEVLYLLFALSLAVAAYGVWRRVQTWRQGLPVDRFDRPKERLQLLLKHALGQQRTLRERHARIFHTFIFTGFIILTIATTVVMVHHDFGLPLMQGWFYLIFQSFIVDVFGALTLFGVGLALWRRLKLKPKKLVYTDEAETILLALLAIVLTGFLVEGWRIAATHDPWGAWSPFGYVIARASAVILNETLLQHWHFAAWWTHAILVFGFIAWAPYTKMIHALTGPLNIYTARLAPSGALLKTIDFEQAETLGVKTLAGFTWKDLADFDACTECGRCTSVCPAHAAGKTLSPRDIILDLRTLLHEQSPISHLPSPIIGTVPATAPEALWACTTCGACMEACPVFIEQMPKIVDMRRFLVMEEAEFPHTMQDAITSLESRGHPFKGTQAGRLDWAEGLNVEMIGDAADAEVLLWVGCGGALLERNQKVVRATAQLLKKAGVKFAILGREENCTGDPARRIGNEFLFEMLAKENVETLAKYQVKKIVTSCPHCFNTFRNEYPHFGGHYEVFHHSEFLAALVNDGKLTPTAATDKQVTFHDPCYLGRHNGVFDAPRQLVQLSSKRAPVEPEMNRANGFCCGGGGGMSFVDEPKDKRVNQERAQQLLDTGADVVAVGCPFCMTMLEDGVKARKGEREVQVVDVAELLWQSVQQK